A window of the Candidatus Nitrosotalea okcheonensis genome harbors these coding sequences:
- a CDS encoding GIY-YIG nuclease family protein: protein MSYSDWMPFNKENIGKVPIKAGVYFLGSEHETTYIGASNNIHERLEEHMNSTDVCIKGTVSFCYHETLFPEAEEEKQLTAFQYEHGRLPKCNKSK, encoded by the coding sequence ATGTCATATTCTGACTGGATGCCATTTAACAAAGAAAACATAGGCAAGGTACCAATCAAAGCAGGAGTCTATTTTCTTGGCTCAGAACATGAAACGACATACATTGGTGCAAGCAACAACATACACGAAAGACTGGAAGAACACATGAATTCAACAGATGTATGTATCAAGGGTACAGTCTCATTTTGCTACCATGAAACCTTGTTCCCAGAGGCTGAAGAAGAGAAACAGTTAACAGCATTCCAGTACGAGCACGGAAGACTGCCAAAATGTAATAAATCAAAATAA